A single Micromonospora sp. CCTCC AA 2012012 DNA region contains:
- a CDS encoding YqjF family protein, translating into MDIEPVDAAPSRAFPWAVLGQRWQDLTFLHWAVAPELVAPLLPAGTRPDTLDGRTYVGLIGFRMVGLGLGRGPGVPYFGTFWETNVRLYSVDGTGRRAVVFRSLDASRLVPVLVAQAALRLPYKWSSMRLERDGDRLTYRCRRRWPGPAGATSRMVVRVGAPVADPTPLDHFVTARWGLHTRAYGRTLHLPNWHPRWPLHRAELLHLDDELVTAAGLPPMAGPPVSVLYSPGVPVVFGPPTTLR; encoded by the coding sequence GTGGACATCGAGCCGGTCGACGCCGCGCCCAGCCGGGCGTTCCCGTGGGCGGTGCTGGGGCAACGCTGGCAGGACCTGACGTTCCTGCACTGGGCGGTCGCGCCGGAGCTGGTCGCGCCGCTGCTGCCCGCCGGCACCCGACCCGACACCCTCGACGGCCGGACGTACGTCGGGCTGATCGGTTTCCGGATGGTGGGGCTGGGCCTCGGCCGGGGGCCGGGTGTGCCGTACTTCGGCACCTTCTGGGAGACCAACGTCCGGCTGTACTCGGTGGACGGCACCGGGCGGCGGGCCGTGGTGTTCCGCTCCCTCGACGCGTCGCGGCTGGTGCCGGTGCTGGTGGCGCAGGCCGCGCTGCGGCTGCCGTACAAATGGTCGTCGATGCGGCTGGAACGCGACGGCGACCGGCTCACCTACCGCTGCCGGCGGCGGTGGCCCGGTCCGGCGGGCGCGACGAGCCGGATGGTGGTCCGGGTCGGCGCACCCGTCGCCGACCCGACGCCCCTCGATCACTTCGTCACCGCCCGCTGGGGGCTGCACACCCGGGCGTACGGGCGCACCCTGCACCTGCCGAACTGGCATCCGCGCTGGCCGCTGCACCGGGCCGAGCTGCTGCACCTCGACGACGAACTGGTCACCGCCGCCGGGCTGCCGCCGATGGCCGGCCCGCCGGTGAGCGTGCTCTACTCCCCCGGCGTACCGGTCGTCTTCGGGCCCCCGACGACGCTGCGCTGA
- the yidD gene encoding membrane protein insertion efficiency factor YidD codes for MCGVINLWRKRHHKKKHSSNDCDGCDGIQFCDDVPCCDFGLFSFLLTLGSVAAGATRAPVVDRAGRAAILGYRRWLSHRWPGQCRYTPTCSAYGLAAVERHGLATGGRMAADRLRRCRPDVPRGTHDPVR; via the coding sequence ATGTGCGGCGTGATCAACCTCTGGCGGAAGCGGCACCACAAGAAGAAGCACAGCTCCAACGACTGCGACGGCTGCGACGGGATCCAGTTCTGCGACGACGTCCCCTGCTGCGACTTCGGGCTCTTCTCGTTCCTGCTGACCCTCGGCTCGGTGGCGGCGGGCGCGACCCGGGCGCCGGTGGTGGACCGGGCCGGTCGGGCGGCGATCCTCGGCTACCGGCGCTGGCTGTCGCACCGCTGGCCCGGCCAGTGCCGTTACACCCCCACCTGCAGCGCGTACGGGTTGGCGGCGGTGGAACGTCACGGCCTGGCGACCGGCGGGCGGATGGCCGCCGACCGGTTGCGCCGCTGCAGGCCGGACGTGCCGCGCGGCACCCACGACCCGGTGCGCTGA
- a CDS encoding AraC family transcriptional regulator gives MLERLNQAMEHIERHLDQRIEVAELARIAVTSEHHFRRLFSALAGVPLSEYVRRRRLTVAGAEVLAGEKSLLDIAVRWGYGSNEAFARAFRAVHGIGPREARRTGATLHSQPRMSFRLVVEGSTTMRYRIVAKDAFHLVGRKARVPLVHEGMNPDIVAFVRGVEPATVRRIEALSDQEPRGVVNVSDNLVGDRAEGSELDYWLGAVTGADVPGDLDTLPVAAGDWAVFATAGEFPQAVQHLWRDVFTQWFPSNPYESRPGPEISKVRVSADGRHADAELWIPVRRA, from the coding sequence GTGCTGGAGCGACTCAATCAGGCCATGGAGCACATCGAGCGCCACCTCGACCAGCGGATCGAGGTGGCCGAGCTGGCCCGGATCGCGGTCACCTCGGAACACCACTTCCGGCGGCTCTTCTCCGCGCTGGCCGGCGTACCGCTGTCGGAGTACGTCCGGCGGCGACGCCTCACCGTCGCGGGCGCGGAGGTGCTGGCCGGTGAGAAGTCGCTGCTCGACATCGCGGTCCGCTGGGGCTACGGCTCGAACGAGGCCTTCGCCCGGGCGTTCCGCGCCGTGCACGGGATCGGTCCGCGCGAGGCCCGGCGTACGGGGGCGACGCTGCACTCCCAACCCCGGATGTCCTTCCGACTCGTCGTCGAAGGGAGCACCACCATGCGATACCGGATCGTGGCGAAGGACGCCTTCCATCTGGTCGGGCGGAAGGCCCGCGTCCCGCTGGTCCACGAGGGGATGAACCCGGACATCGTCGCCTTCGTCCGGGGCGTCGAGCCGGCGACCGTACGCCGGATCGAGGCGCTGTCGGACCAGGAGCCGCGGGGCGTCGTCAACGTCAGCGACAACCTGGTGGGTGACCGGGCGGAGGGCTCCGAGCTGGACTACTGGCTCGGCGCGGTGACCGGTGCCGACGTACCCGGAGACCTGGACACGCTGCCGGTGGCGGCGGGCGACTGGGCGGTCTTCGCGACGGCCGGCGAGTTCCCGCAGGCGGTGCAGCACCTGTGGCGGGACGTGTTCACCCAGTGGTTCCCGTCGAACCCGTACGAGAGCCGGCCCGGCCCGGAGATCTCCAAGGTGCGGGTGTCGGCGGACGGGCGGCACGCCGACGCCGAACTGTGGATCCCGGTGCGCCGGGCCTGA
- a CDS encoding GntR family transcriptional regulator — MSAPPTLQVRADDPTPPYEQLRRQLAELIGAGVLAPGDRLPPLRQLAGDLGLAVGTVARTYRELEAGGLVRSRRGGGTRVAERAVPEPADERRQALDRHATAYLRQARLLGVDREAALDAVRRAWAAQG; from the coding sequence GTGAGCGCACCCCCGACCCTCCAGGTCAGGGCCGACGACCCCACCCCGCCCTACGAGCAGCTGCGGCGGCAGCTCGCCGAACTGATCGGCGCCGGGGTGCTCGCCCCCGGGGACCGGCTGCCGCCGCTGCGCCAGCTCGCCGGTGACCTCGGCCTCGCCGTCGGCACCGTGGCCCGCACCTACCGCGAGTTGGAGGCCGGCGGGCTGGTGCGCTCCCGCCGCGGCGGCGGCACCCGGGTCGCCGAACGGGCCGTCCCCGAGCCCGCCGACGAGCGGAGACAGGCCCTCGACCGGCACGCCACCGCCTACCTGCGGCAGGCGCGGCTGCTCGGCGTCGACCGCGAGGCGGCCCTCGACGCCGTCCGGCGGGCCTGGGCCGCGCAGGGGTGA